The window CAGGGCGTACAGCTCAGGGTTACCGGATCTTGTACTGTGTGATACCAACTGAACCACACGGGCAGTGCGCACAGCCATTTGCGAGGGATGATCCCCATAGTTTTGGCCACACACGAGAAAGGTACCGCCTACATGTTGTGTCATAAGTGGCGGAGTTCGATACCTGGTGCACTGTCACCCTGAAGCGTAGAGATTTTGATTGTTTACTAGGGAGAGGAAAGTGACTTGTTGTTTGTTATTGAAGCGTTTCGGAAGTGCTATGTGCGCCGCAGCGCCGAAGGTATTGTTGTTTTTGGTGTTCCTATTTATTGTTGATTCGGCCCACGCCGGCAGTAAGGGTTCTGGTAGTAAGAGCACCGGCAGTAAGAGCACCGGCAGTACGAATGTCGGTACTGCTAACCAGTTTCCTGCTGTGGGTGGTAATACAGGCCCAGGTGGTGGTAATGTAGGCCCAGGTAGTGGTAATGTAGGCCCAGGTGGCGGTGGCGGCGCCAACGATGATATGGTTGCCGGCAAGGTCATCTGCAATGTAATCAGTTTCGTCAGGGCTATAGGGTTGCCAATCATGACTGGGGTGATATTAGGCTCTAGCATCATGGCAATTTTCGGCAGATTGGCGTGGCCTGCAATAGCCATACTAGTGGTGTTCACTGGGGTGTTCTTTGGAGCAGATAAACTGGTTAAGAAATTTGCTGATGGTGTTGGTCCGACGTCCGTATTTTCGTGCACATAGGCGTGTACGTATCTGGGCGCGATTGTGTCCACAGCAGTGTGATGCGTGAAGGCTCATGCTTGTAGTAATAAGGACAAACGCCCACGCTGCCGCCCTGCACCCCCGGGGCGGCAGCAAACTGCTTTGCGATGAAAGCGTTGTGCCATTCTGCCCCCTGGAGAAAATACCTCGCCATGAGGATGTGCACTCGGCACCTGTTACGCGCGGCTTTGCGCCACCGAAGCCGGCATTACAACATCTCGACGAAGACCAATATTATATATAATACGCGTATAGTCGGGGGATGGCTCATTACCGATAGTAGAGCGCGTAACGAACTGTATACACCCATACCGTATGCAAACGTTGAACACAAGGCCCAACCCCCCTCCCCGAGGACTCTTTGCTTTGCACGACTTTTAGTATTCACTACACCCAGCATAGGTTGCCGCTAGGGCCGACCCATGGCGGATATTGTACCGCACGAATGGTGTAGTAAAGCAACTCCACCACGTGAACGTGTGTTGCTATAACCTACTACAAGCGTAAGAAATGACAAAATTACCCGCATAAATACATATTTTATTCGGAAAAGTCCCTAAGGATCCTGTTATTTGGGAGGGAGCGTACATAATTGCGCGCTAAACAAGAATATTAGTTAATCCTAAATTAACCTATTGTCTCATAGAATGCAAACAAGGTGAGTTGCTCACCGTATGCTAAGTGCACCGTGGAGGTCATGAAAGCGGATTTTAGTAAACTTATAAATCTGCTCGCATAAGTGGCATATCGTAGGGGCTTTTCCGTGGTGTGTGGGATAGTTCTGAATGGGGGTTCAATAATGTCATGGTTTGTAAAATTTTTCTTTCAGGCAATAGGAGCATGCACACTACTAGTTGCGCTCAGCATCGGTACTGCAGACTGCGCCCTCGCAAACGGCAAGCCGGCAGTGCAACAGGATGATAAAAAAGATGTGGCTACAAAAGTGATATGTAATGTCATTCTTTTTGTGCAGAAGTTGGGGTTGCCGATCATGACCGGCGTTATCCTAGGTGCAAGCGTGATGGCGGTTTTCGGTAGGCTAGCATGGCCTGCTATAGCAATGTTGGTTGTATTTACCGCGATATTCTTTGGCGCAAGCAAGCTCATCAGCAGATTTGCGCAGGGGATTACCGAGCTAGACGCTGATAACTTTGACTGCAAGTAAAACTTATTCGGGAATGCGCGGCAGTGACGTACTCGATGCCGATAGTTCTGACACAACTACCGCAACAAGATACCAATGTTGCCAGATGCCTTGACGGGACACTATAGTGTCCCGTGGGCGTCACACGTGCTGGGTTCCAGCGCTCCCTCAGGCTGGTATACATTCTGAAATTCGCGATACACGCCGTAGACTTGAGCGATATACAATAAAATTGAAAAATTCATTAAGCATAACTGTAGATAGGTTACGCAGATTGTTATATAAGGTAGACAGGTAAAGTCTTTAAGAGAAGTGGGATGTTAAAAGCCTTTTTAACAACGGTATCTGTGTTTATTTTTACGCTAATATCGTTCAATTCTGAGGCCTCAAGTATAAATGCAATGCAGGGTTCATCCAATGCGGCAAATGGCGAGGTGGTGTCTAAAGTTATATGTAATGTTGTGGTATTTGTGCAGAAGTTAGGGCTGCCAATAATGACGGGGGTCATACTGGGCTCGAGCATTATGGCGGTTTTTGGTAGACTTGCATGGCCTGCGATAGTGATGTTGGTGGTTTTTACTGCGATCTTTTTCGGTGCCGGGAAGTTGATTTCAAAATTTGCAGGTGGTATTGCAGAGCTAGGTGCTGATGACTTCGACTGTAGAGTGCTTGCTGGTACTACGATATAGCACACTTGTTGACGTTCAGGCTTTCTGAACGCCGGTCAGGTTGCCTATTTTTGGTTCACGGAATGTTAAGCATATGAATGTAGTACTCTGAATTATGCTTGGTGCGTGAGGTTTTCGTGGGTGTTTGCCGGTGTCTTTCATAGATGATTTTATGCTCAGGTTTCGCCCAAAAAAGGGTGATGCTGGTGAAAGTTCTGGTGAGAAGGACTGTGTAACTAAAGAGGTGCATACTCCCTCCCATACGGGGGGGACGCATTCCTACGCGGAGTTCATAACGCCTGCCTGCCACTACAATGAAGACACGCTGCTGAACAAAAGTGGGGGGCTGGTACAGATAATACAAATAGAGGATTATGCCTACAGTTCGGGTTTGGGGTCTCTCAGAGATGCCATACGGACGGCAATAGCGAATGTGCAAGATCCAGGAATTGCATTCTGGGTATACACCGTAAGGGAGGAATGCCAGTTTGAACTTGATTGGCGCAAGACTCAGGACTTTTCCGACTCGTTGCACTCCGTGTACCGGTCCTCCATAAGCTCAAGGCGCACCTACGCTAATGAGGTGTATATTGCGGTGGTGACTCAGCCCATGCGTGAAGGGCTAGAGCGCATGGTGAGTGCATTGACATTCGGCATCGTCAAAAAAAGACACAAGAGCTTCTTGGCCTCCAAAGTGCAGCAGTTATCCAAGGTGACCTCCGCAATGGTGGCAGAGCTACAGTGCTTTTCTGCCAGACGGCTTGGGGTAATCCGCTGTGATGACGGAAGATGGCGGTCTGAACTGCTGGAATTTCTGGGTTATTTGGTTACCTTAAGGCGTGGGGAGCGCTTCTTAGAATCCCGTGACAGTGCGCACACGATAGCTGCGGGGTGCGGCCTGACTGTCGGGTTCAACACGTTGAAGGTTTCAGACGAAAGCGGCTCCAGATACGGAGCAGTTCTTGGCGTCAAAGAGTACGCTGGTGAATCTCTAGACGCAATTGACATGTGTTTGCAGCAAGAATGCGAATTTGTCATAACAGAGGTTATACAGTTTGTGCCGAGTACGCAGGTTAAAGATGCGTACAGGAGACAGGCCGAGATGCTAGAGATAAGCGGGGACGCAGAGCTTGCAAAAATTGCTCGCCTAGAAGAGATCATGTCTGCGAATGAAGACTCAATCGGGGACTGCTGTAAGCGGAAAGTGAGTTGCATGATCATCTCGAACAGTGTGCCATCCCTCAAAAAAGACATAAAAAAGATGGTTGCTGCATTCTCGGCATTGGGTGCAATTGTGGTGAGGGTTGACTTGGCCCTGGAAGACGACTTTTGGGCCAACATGCCCGGCGGCTTCCGCTACGTTCTTGGGATGCGATTCGCAATGGTGAAGGCTGCATGCACCTTTGCCATGACGCACCACTTCCCTTCTGGGGCACTTAAGGGTGGAAGATGGCAAGAGGCAATTACCCTGTTTTTCTCCAACCAGAACCTACCGTATTTTTTTGGCTTTCACGCGGGAGAGAAAGGACACACTCTGTGTCTTGGGCCGCAAGATTCACACATGACCCTGCTGATAAATTTTATCATTTCAGAGTCCAGAAGGCTGCGTGCAAAATCTGTAGTATTTGACTATAGCGGAAAGTCTATAATTTTTGCCACTGCAATCAACGGGCAATACAACAGGATAGATGACAGGCAAGGTAAGGTAACTCAGTTCTTCAATCCGTTCAACGTGCATGATACACAAACAAATCGCGAAATAGCCGTTGGGGTTGTAGAGAGAATGGCTAGCCCGCTTGGGCCGCCCAGCGCAGAGATTAAGCTGGCAGCCAGAGAGGTTGTTGATAGGATATTCTCTATTCCTGTAGAGTCTCGTACGCCGGAAAAAGTTCGGGAATGCATAGAAGAATTGGGGGGAGCGGCACGTGCCTGGGGTACCAAGGGAGCGTTTGCGCATTTAATATCAGGCAGGAAAGAGATGGTGTTGGATGCGGAATTTTTGGCGATAAACGTCGGTATGCTTGCTGGCAAACAGGAATGCATAGGTGCCGTGTTGTATTTCCTTTTGCGCTCCCTTGAAAGCCGCTTCAATGGAGAGCCGACTATTCTCGTAATGTACGAAGCTTGGATCATGGATGTGGTGTTTCCTGATGAGAGCGAGTTCGATGCGTGGATGGAGAGGCTTACCGCACTGAACGTTGTGGTGGTGTTTGCGGCGGAAAACATGCGTGCCATCTCTGCGAGCAAGCTCATCAGATATGCTAGCAAGCACATAGAAACGCGTATTTTCATGCCTAACGTCATTATAAGCAGCCAGCAGCATATCAGGATATTCGGTCTCTCAAAAGAAGAGGTGGATGTCATGTTGCAGATTCCTCATCATGAGGGGCACTTCTTCATCAAGCAAGGCAACTCCTCAGTAGTTTTGGAGTTGAAGCTGCAGGATAAAGAGACAAGAGTGCTGTCTGCAAATAGGGCAACAATAAAACTCATGTACGAAGCCGTTGCGGAAAAGGGCAAGGATTGGTTGCCGGCGTTCCATGCAAAGTGCGATAAGGTCGCGCAGCAGTAGCACGTGCTTCTCAGAACAATGGTCCGAGAAATCCAACAGGTGTAGGCATTTTTGTGCTGCAGTGGGTAAACCATCTGCTGCTTTGCAATTACCCTACACCTACCAACCTCGGTAATGCAGCAGCGCATCTTGTTGCACCACGCACAGCCCCCTAGGGCTGCTTTATATGCTACATATGCACCGGATAACGATCCGAATTCCGCGCGCACCGCGCACTTCACCGTATCTGAATCTAACTTCGCATCATAATCCGCCGGAGTACGTGACCGTGCAATTACTTGGCAGCCAGAATCCATTTGCGCCACCAATGGGCAACGGCGTGTATGTTATATGTCTTGACGCATACAACATATAGCATATTTCTGTCATATAGGAAGCTTTTATAGGATATAACCCATATACCCAATATATCTTCCTAGGAAGGGTGTGTAATATTAGGATATGAATAGCTATTTTTAGTTGATATTAATCTTTATTTAAAGCTATTCATGTGAACTAGTCTTGGTTGACTGAAATATACTAAAAAGAAGGTACCCGTATATATTTTTCGACTGTATGTTTGTAATTAATTCGGAGCGGCGTACAAATAGCCGCCTATGGTTGGGGTTTTGGGTACATTTGGTGTGCATGCTGTGCTCTGCCATGGTGTTTTATGTCCCACGCATGTGTGATTCTGCAGGGGGCGTTGTACCCGATGAGTTCCGTGAAGTGCCAGGTCGGAGGAATGCAGACAGCATCTTCGCCGTGCCTGAAATCTTGGTTGTGTTTAGGGCACCGATGATTGGTCACAATATTGATGCTGAAAAGGTGAGAGTAGAAAGGTGGGAGTACATGCAAAGGCCGCTCGGCTATGTTGCCGGGTATGTACAACGTAACGCGAATAACGAACTACAGATGTGCGCATGCACAAAGTGGACTAGCATTTTAGATGATAATTTGGCAAGAGAGCTGGAGCTGAAAAGGACACACCAAGAGGGTGAGCTAACAAACTTTGATGACCTCTCACTCGACGACAGGGTGAAGCAGGCATGTGAATATATGAACACTTGGCGGGGCTGCGTCAACATTATTGCAGTTACCCCGGAAGTGCCAGGGTTTTGCAACGCCTTTGCCAAGGAATCGCGCATTCATGTTGTGCCAATAGAATTCCGCAGGCAGTCCTATTTCATGCCCGGACTTCGCGTTATTACCGAAGACGGAGGCGTAAATAAGGTACAAGATTTATACTTGGGTGACAGCCGCACACACTCACCTGTGCGCTCGCGCGGACCAAAAATTATCGATTGTGGAAGAATGACAGGCGGACTGCATAATTTATCAAAGGAGTGCGCTGATTTTCCTGTTGAGACCCAAGACCCCGAAGAGTATGTGTCCGCTTTTGGGTATAGGTTACATAGGCATGATGATGAGATCTGCATTGAACGCGTTAGCAATGCTGGCAGGGTTGTTGACTGTGTGCCAGCGCCGGGTTTACAGCGGCCTTCCATAACTTCGGTGCCCGGGAACAAGATGCAGATAAGATTTAACCCGTGCAAAGATCTAAACGGCAATGATACAGGTTACTGCAATTTAGCCATGGGTCCTGGCGACAAAGATAGTGCGGCGGAGTTTGCCGTGGCGAGGCCGAAGTTTGATGTAAACAGCTATGACTTTACACTAAAATACGTTTGTGATGAACCTGGTGTTGAACTCAAAAACTGCAAGCAACTCAGACAGACTTATGATGAAGACCCCAGAGGCAATGTAACTTGTCTAACGGGTTTGCAGTTTTCTCCCAAGAAGTTTTACGTCAGGAGGGACCACAGGCACTACTGGGTTAGCGAGCTGCCTAAAGTCCTTGTGGCCCGCAGCCTGGACAAAGCCAGTAAGAGGAATCTGTTGTGTGATGACAGTAGATCGCTGGACCTCTCTAAAATGCGCCAGGAAGATATTGATCGCATGAGAATCAGGGGGCGTTTTTTCCGCATTGTGCCGCAGGGAAGCGGCGGCACCGGTGGCGATGTACTGTGCAAGGATAACATGCTTTACCTCTATGACAATGATAGGGTGTTCGATCATGAAACTCCCTCCATGTGCAGTAGCTCGAGCAAATATGGGGTAATCAGTGGCCATTGTAAAACCAGGTACATGAGCGAGGATTACCATCAACCATTTTTTCTGCGGGACTCTGAAGAGGAAAGCACGAGCTCAATTGTGCCTCTAAACCTCCTAATGCAGGGCATGTGCGTGAGTAACTTTCCCGAGTATGTGTATAAGTACTATACGGGGGGCTCTCCCTTGGCTGCTGGGTTGAGTCCTGAGGAAAGCAACAAACACCTGCTGGAAATTAGTCGTGATAACACCGAGTGTGATTTTATAAGGATAGAAATGTGGGGAGGCGGAGAATCTGGCTCATTGCGTGGAGGCGCCAAGGTTGGCAAACCTGGCGAGTACGTAATGGGGGTCCTCAAGGTGAATCCGGAAGAGCGCAAATACTTAATAACTAGCGTCGGCCATGGAGGCGCCGCCTTGCTTGATGCCAAGGGCAACAGTAACGCTCAGAGCCCAGGCGGAAATACCACGGCTTTATTGTGTGACGATGTTGGTGGAGAAACGTGCAGCTTGAGACTGACAGCGGGTGGTGGAGGGCGACCTGGCGGCACCTCGTCGTCTACTGGATATGAAAAACTTGTACACTACAGAGTTGCCGAAGGGCGCGCAAAGATTAGGGATGATGAGGTCTTTGTGCCGTATCAGAACATAGATTTTGCCAGTGGGCGGGCCAGCATGCATGATGTGGGATGCGTGAGTAACTCGCCTTCCAGCGGCAAGCGTGCTGCAATAGAGGTTCTTGCGCCTAGTAAATATATGGGTGCCGGTGGATGCGCCAGGGCGGACGCTAACGTTGTGCAGAGCGGGGCACACGGCATGATTAAGCTGACTTGCGAAAAGTGGTCTGGTGATCCCGGTAAAGTGAAAGAGTGGGAAGGGAGTTTTTGCA of the Anaplasma centrale str. Israel genome contains:
- a CDS encoding TrbC/VirB2 family protein, with product MGGNTGPGGGNVGPGSGNVGPGGGGGANDDMVAGKVICNVISFVRAIGLPIMTGVILGSSIMAIFGRLAWPAIAILVVFTGVFFGADKLVKKFADGVGPTSVFSCT
- a CDS encoding TrbC/VirB2 family protein, yielding MSWFVKFFFQAIGACTLLVALSIGTADCALANGKPAVQQDDKKDVATKVICNVILFVQKLGLPIMTGVILGASVMAVFGRLAWPAIAMLVVFTAIFFGASKLISRFAQGITELDADNFDCK
- a CDS encoding TrbC/VirB2 family protein, which encodes MLKAFLTTVSVFIFTLISFNSEASSINAMQGSSNAANGEVVSKVICNVVVFVQKLGLPIMTGVILGSSIMAVFGRLAWPAIVMLVVFTAIFFGAGKLISKFAGGIAELGADDFDCRVLAGTTI
- a CDS encoding VirB4 family type IV secretion system protein; amino-acid sequence: MSFIDDFMLRFRPKKGDAGESSGEKDCVTKEVHTPSHTGGTHSYAEFITPACHYNEDTLLNKSGGLVQIIQIEDYAYSSGLGSLRDAIRTAIANVQDPGIAFWVYTVREECQFELDWRKTQDFSDSLHSVYRSSISSRRTYANEVYIAVVTQPMREGLERMVSALTFGIVKKRHKSFLASKVQQLSKVTSAMVAELQCFSARRLGVIRCDDGRWRSELLEFLGYLVTLRRGERFLESRDSAHTIAAGCGLTVGFNTLKVSDESGSRYGAVLGVKEYAGESLDAIDMCLQQECEFVITEVIQFVPSTQVKDAYRRQAEMLEISGDAELAKIARLEEIMSANEDSIGDCCKRKVSCMIISNSVPSLKKDIKKMVAAFSALGAIVVRVDLALEDDFWANMPGGFRYVLGMRFAMVKAACTFAMTHHFPSGALKGGRWQEAITLFFSNQNLPYFFGFHAGEKGHTLCLGPQDSHMTLLINFIISESRRLRAKSVVFDYSGKSIIFATAINGQYNRIDDRQGKVTQFFNPFNVHDTQTNREIAVGVVERMASPLGPPSAEIKLAAREVVDRIFSIPVESRTPEKVRECIEELGGAARAWGTKGAFAHLISGRKEMVLDAEFLAINVGMLAGKQECIGAVLYFLLRSLESRFNGEPTILVMYEAWIMDVVFPDESEFDAWMERLTALNVVVVFAAENMRAISASKLIRYASKHIETRIFMPNVIISSQQHIRIFGLSKEEVDVMLQIPHHEGHFFIKQGNSSVVLELKLQDKETRVLSANRATIKLMYEAVAEKGKDWLPAFHAKCDKVAQQ